A region from the uncultured Holophaga sp. genome encodes:
- the asnS gene encoding asparagine--tRNA ligase: MKGESIKSILARPEAGGQVTITGWARAVRAQKQVVFIQVNDGSCLANLQLVVPQGHPQFERLGRLSQGSGLKANGLLTPSTGSGQKYEVMVESVEVFGEADPTSYPLQKKHHSLEFLRESVPHLRPRTRTFGAVLRVRNVLARAIHEFFQERGFLWAQTPIITASDCEGAGQMFRVSTLDPLSPPCLPEGGVDFTQDFFAKPSYLTVSGQLAGETMALALSNIYTFGPTFRAENSNTTRHLAEFWMVEPEAAFYDLHDNMDLAEDFLKHLFRTVLDHCQEDMAFFAEFVEKSAIQTLEGIVNSPFERVTYTEAIKLLEQSGEAFEYPVKWGMDIQTEHERYLAEKRMKRPVIITDYPKDIKAFYMRMNDDGRTVRGMDVVVPRLGEIIGGSQREERLDVLEARMAEMGIDPEGYSWYLDTRRFGSVPHSGFGLGFERTVQFVTGMGNIRDVILYPRTPRSASMG; the protein is encoded by the coding sequence ATGAAAGGCGAGTCCATCAAGTCCATCCTGGCCCGGCCGGAGGCCGGAGGCCAGGTCACCATCACCGGCTGGGCCCGGGCCGTCCGAGCCCAGAAGCAGGTGGTGTTCATCCAGGTGAATGATGGCTCCTGCCTGGCCAATCTGCAGCTGGTGGTCCCCCAGGGGCATCCCCAGTTCGAGCGCCTGGGACGCCTGAGCCAGGGTTCGGGCCTGAAGGCCAATGGCCTTCTGACACCCTCCACGGGCTCCGGACAGAAGTACGAAGTCATGGTGGAATCGGTCGAGGTCTTCGGCGAAGCCGACCCCACCTCCTATCCCCTGCAGAAGAAGCACCACAGCCTGGAGTTCCTCCGCGAGAGCGTGCCCCACCTGCGCCCCCGAACCCGCACCTTCGGAGCCGTCCTGCGGGTCCGCAACGTCCTGGCCCGGGCCATCCATGAGTTCTTCCAGGAGCGGGGCTTCCTCTGGGCCCAGACCCCCATCATCACCGCCTCCGATTGCGAGGGCGCCGGGCAGATGTTCAGGGTCTCCACCCTGGATCCGCTGAGCCCGCCCTGCCTGCCCGAGGGGGGTGTGGACTTCACCCAGGACTTCTTCGCCAAGCCCTCCTACCTGACGGTTTCCGGCCAGCTGGCCGGGGAGACCATGGCCCTGGCCCTCTCCAACATCTATACCTTCGGGCCCACCTTCCGGGCCGAGAACTCCAACACCACCCGCCATCTGGCCGAGTTCTGGATGGTGGAGCCCGAAGCAGCCTTCTATGACCTCCACGACAACATGGACCTGGCGGAGGACTTCCTCAAGCACCTCTTCCGCACCGTGCTGGACCATTGCCAGGAGGACATGGCCTTCTTCGCCGAGTTCGTGGAGAAGTCGGCCATCCAGACCCTGGAGGGCATCGTCAACAGCCCCTTCGAGCGGGTCACCTACACCGAGGCCATCAAGCTGCTGGAGCAGAGCGGCGAGGCCTTCGAATACCCGGTGAAGTGGGGCATGGACATCCAGACCGAGCACGAGCGCTACCTGGCGGAGAAACGCATGAAGCGGCCCGTGATCATCACGGACTACCCCAAGGACATCAAGGCCTTCTACATGCGCATGAACGACGATGGCCGGACGGTGCGCGGCATGGATGTGGTGGTGCCCCGCCTGGGCGAGATCATCGGCGGCAGTCAGCGTGAGGAGCGCCTGGATGTGCTGGAGGCCCGCATGGCCGAGATGGGCATCGACCCCGAGGGCTACAGCTGGTATCTGGACACCCGCCGCTTCGGCAGCGTGCCCCACTCGGGCTTCGGCCTGGGCTTCGAGCGCACGGTCCAGTTCGTCACCGGCATGGGCAACATCCGGGACGTCATCCTCTACCCCCGCACCCCCCGCTCGGCCTCCATGGGCTGA
- a CDS encoding chemotaxis protein CheW has translation MAAVETQGRRAQDVVPSGQLVTFSLDGVEFGLDIDRVQEITPRTGITPVPGAPSFVLGVQNVRGMIIPVLDSRLRFHLAPQEPTAKTRIIILDLAGQPTGLQVDSVADVVRLEDMTIRDTPPLVAGVRSDYLAGMVTVGKRLITLIDLDRILDSSEFAQRTLLMDHHVGSGPGGLSEAVRQEEVVDDLPYITFGLGLESFGVNLQLVEEILELPSVTKVPDAPAYVMGVICLRDQVLPLLDFIQLLDVAEVKEAKVRDMVILLNFGGTKLGIAVDSIQEIVRIRPDQILPPPQTLSEREAANLDGVVLRSDRMVSLLRILDIITREDKEKLASMSSSLSTQGEAEVQAASHDLPLVVFKLGGESHALRLHQVREIIMVGLITPVPRAPSFIDGVMNLRGEVMPVMDLRERFGLPRQAATGQSRIIITPINGVPTGLVVDAMEEVRTVDERRLEPPPRVTSVGANAYIDKVARIEAGVIFILEIGRLLSDVEGQQLENFQGKKKG, from the coding sequence ATGGCCGCGGTGGAAACCCAGGGAAGAAGAGCCCAGGACGTGGTCCCCTCGGGACAGCTCGTCACCTTCAGCCTCGACGGAGTCGAGTTTGGCCTCGACATCGACCGGGTGCAGGAGATCACCCCCCGCACGGGCATCACCCCCGTGCCCGGCGCACCCAGCTTCGTCCTGGGTGTCCAGAATGTCCGCGGCATGATCATCCCCGTCCTGGACAGTCGGCTGCGCTTCCACCTCGCCCCCCAGGAGCCCACGGCCAAGACCCGGATCATCATCCTGGACCTGGCGGGCCAGCCCACAGGGCTTCAGGTGGACTCCGTGGCCGATGTGGTCCGCCTCGAGGACATGACCATCCGCGACACCCCACCCCTGGTGGCGGGTGTCCGGAGCGACTACCTGGCCGGCATGGTGACCGTCGGCAAGCGGCTCATCACCCTGATCGACCTGGACCGCATCCTGGACAGCTCGGAGTTCGCCCAGCGCACCCTCCTCATGGACCACCATGTGGGCTCGGGCCCGGGTGGACTGAGCGAGGCGGTCCGGCAGGAAGAGGTGGTCGATGACCTCCCCTACATCACCTTCGGCCTGGGCCTGGAGTCCTTCGGCGTCAACCTCCAACTGGTCGAGGAGATCCTTGAGCTCCCCTCGGTCACCAAGGTCCCCGATGCCCCTGCCTACGTCATGGGCGTGATCTGCCTGCGGGACCAGGTCCTGCCCCTTCTGGACTTCATCCAGCTCCTCGATGTGGCCGAAGTCAAGGAGGCCAAGGTCCGCGATATGGTCATCCTCCTCAACTTCGGGGGGACCAAGCTCGGCATCGCCGTGGACAGCATCCAGGAGATCGTCCGCATCCGCCCGGACCAGATCCTGCCCCCACCCCAGACCCTCAGCGAGCGGGAGGCGGCCAATCTGGATGGCGTGGTGCTCCGCTCCGACCGCATGGTGAGCCTCCTGAGGATCCTGGATATCATCACGCGGGAGGACAAGGAGAAGCTGGCCTCCATGAGTTCCAGCCTCTCCACCCAGGGAGAGGCGGAGGTCCAGGCCGCGAGCCATGACCTGCCTCTCGTGGTCTTCAAGCTCGGAGGCGAGTCCCACGCGTTGCGCCTGCACCAGGTGCGGGAGATCATCATGGTCGGCCTCATCACTCCCGTGCCCCGGGCCCCCTCCTTCATCGATGGGGTCATGAACCTCCGGGGCGAGGTGATGCCTGTCATGGACCTCCGGGAGCGCTTCGGCCTGCCCCGCCAGGCGGCCACCGGGCAATCCCGCATCATCATCACCCCCATCAATGGCGTACCCACCGGTCTGGTGGTGGATGCCATGGAGGAGGTCAGGACCGTCGACGAACGCCGCCTCGAGCCCCCCCCCCGCGTGACTTCCGTGGGGGCGAACGCCTACATCGACAAGGTCGCCCGGATCGAGGCGGGTGTGATCTTCATCCTCGAAATCGGCCGCCTGCTCTCTGATGTGGAGGGCCAGCAGCTCGAAAACTTCCAGGGCAAGAAAAAGGGCTGA
- a CDS encoding chemotaxis protein CheA, with the protein MSDFSLDDPSFYEDFLVEAQEHFELIEQNFLTLESTPGDLDILNGIFRSVHTIKGASGFLGLQKVQSLAHIGENILDDLRKGRMAVTPETMELLFETVDTLKILVNDVGITLRKQGSPVDPDTSDLIQRLETFRAGGGASVPPSAPASTPLPAAPTSKAPTLALPEGLQDLDAPTCNLISEAMSSGEKVLVMKVELLPSLLGTHFNPFSMISMVDLVGRLLASSSLMKGYVDLDGYQADSFPFDMVLAVVPSETLEGVRKLFDRVENVRIQYFPLGEAPVATAPQPEPAAVRPSVPTPPPTPAPAAPAPIEAAEETRKAPLASDKPLDKAGSDTIRVSQAKLDTFMNTVGELIISKTMLSHLVERFEAEPLEGHLAELVKELRQSSVYLDQVSKEIQSSVLGIRMVPVKTIFTKFPRMVRDLAKASGKKIELQMVGEDTEIDKSLIEELSDPLIHLIRNSADHGVELPETRRKAGKPETGTVVLRARHEGDSVVVEIEDDGKGVDPTIIRAKAVEKGLLTLEKADQLTDEEAINLIFLPGFSTAQTITDISGRGVGMDVVRSNVRKLNGSVSITSEVGRGSVFTIKLPLTLAIIDALLMRSGGQVFAIPGTAVEETLLVTEENLAHLTRRKAINLRGEVLGISRLRELLRFSTIDESLESSTELPVVVVSTGGRRMGLVVDAFMRRQEMVIKPLAPYLASLPGISGASVMGDGGVVLILDPAELMSLAIEEAL; encoded by the coding sequence ATGAGTGATTTCTCTCTGGACGATCCCAGCTTCTACGAAGACTTCCTGGTCGAGGCCCAGGAGCACTTCGAGCTCATCGAGCAGAACTTCCTGACCCTCGAGAGCACCCCCGGCGACCTGGACATCCTCAACGGCATCTTCCGCAGCGTCCACACCATCAAGGGCGCCTCGGGCTTCCTGGGGCTCCAGAAGGTCCAGTCCCTGGCCCACATCGGCGAGAACATCCTGGATGACCTCCGGAAGGGGCGCATGGCCGTCACTCCCGAGACCATGGAGCTGCTCTTCGAGACCGTCGACACCCTCAAGATCCTCGTCAACGACGTGGGGATCACCCTTCGGAAGCAGGGGTCTCCGGTGGACCCGGACACCTCCGACCTGATCCAGCGTCTGGAGACCTTCCGAGCAGGTGGGGGAGCCTCTGTGCCCCCGTCCGCACCCGCTTCCACCCCTCTGCCCGCGGCCCCGACCTCGAAGGCTCCCACGCTTGCCCTCCCCGAGGGACTGCAGGATCTGGATGCCCCCACCTGCAACCTCATCTCCGAGGCCATGTCGAGCGGGGAGAAGGTCCTGGTCATGAAGGTGGAGCTGCTTCCCTCCCTGCTGGGCACCCACTTCAACCCCTTCTCCATGATCTCCATGGTGGACCTCGTGGGCCGCCTCCTGGCCTCCTCCAGCCTGATGAAGGGCTATGTGGACCTCGACGGCTACCAGGCCGACAGCTTCCCCTTCGACATGGTCCTGGCCGTGGTCCCCTCGGAGACGCTGGAAGGGGTCAGGAAGCTCTTCGACCGGGTGGAGAACGTCCGCATCCAGTACTTCCCGCTGGGGGAGGCTCCGGTCGCGACCGCTCCCCAGCCTGAGCCGGCCGCCGTGCGGCCCTCTGTGCCCACACCTCCACCCACCCCGGCACCGGCTGCCCCTGCGCCCATCGAGGCCGCCGAGGAGACCCGCAAGGCTCCGCTGGCTTCCGACAAGCCCTTGGACAAGGCCGGCTCGGACACCATCCGGGTCAGCCAGGCCAAGCTCGACACCTTCATGAACACCGTGGGTGAGCTGATCATCAGCAAGACCATGCTCAGCCACCTCGTGGAGCGCTTCGAGGCAGAGCCCCTGGAGGGACACCTGGCCGAGCTGGTGAAGGAGCTCCGCCAGTCCAGCGTCTACCTGGATCAGGTGAGCAAGGAGATCCAGAGTTCGGTGCTCGGCATCCGCATGGTGCCGGTCAAGACCATCTTCACCAAGTTCCCCCGCATGGTCCGGGACCTGGCCAAGGCGAGCGGCAAGAAGATCGAGCTGCAGATGGTCGGCGAGGACACCGAAATCGACAAGAGCCTCATCGAGGAGCTCAGCGACCCCCTGATCCACCTGATCCGGAACAGCGCCGATCATGGCGTCGAGCTCCCTGAGACCCGTCGGAAGGCCGGGAAGCCCGAGACGGGCACCGTGGTCCTCCGTGCCCGGCACGAGGGAGACTCGGTGGTGGTGGAGATCGAGGACGACGGCAAGGGCGTGGACCCCACCATCATCCGCGCCAAGGCCGTGGAGAAAGGGCTTCTCACCCTGGAGAAGGCCGACCAGCTCACGGACGAGGAGGCCATCAACCTCATCTTCCTGCCGGGCTTCTCCACCGCCCAGACCATCACCGACATCTCCGGCCGGGGCGTGGGCATGGATGTGGTCCGCTCCAATGTCCGCAAGCTCAACGGCAGCGTCAGCATCACCAGCGAGGTGGGCCGCGGTTCGGTCTTCACCATCAAGCTCCCTCTGACCCTGGCGATCATCGATGCCCTCCTGATGCGCTCCGGAGGCCAGGTCTTCGCCATCCCGGGCACCGCCGTGGAGGAGACCCTCCTGGTCACCGAGGAAAACCTGGCCCACCTCACCCGTCGCAAGGCCATCAACCTCCGGGGCGAGGTCCTGGGCATCTCCAGGCTCCGGGAGCTCCTGCGCTTCAGCACCATCGACGAGTCCCTCGAGAGCAGCACCGAGCTCCCCGTGGTGGTGGTCTCCACCGGCGGCCGCCGGATGGGGCTGGTGGTGGATGCCTTCATGCGCCGCCAGGAGATGGTGATCAAGCCCCTCGCGCCCTATCTCGCCAGCCTGCCCGGGATCTCGGGTGCTAGCGTCATGGGCGATGGTGGCGTGGTGCTCATCCTGGATCCAGCGGAGCTCATGAGCCTGGCCATCGAGGAGGCGCTGTGA
- a CDS encoding adenylate/guanylate cyclase domain-containing protein → MKIILQLEGSRQPVELSEEGITIGRGEAASLRVSSNAVSRLHARIFLQRGQACLQDLKSLNGTTLNGQPVLEPTPIHPGDLMLLGELPVRWIKEEPEPTAGPGTGLFSPSSAAKSPKSATESKISMEDRAFDASGSIMVPHASLEDMLARHQTEKAPREVEALFQRLAAMAGKLLRATSLNELLDSVMHLITGQIPCQRGFILLKDAGGELQPELVWEERPGLLSAPISRTIARTAMESRVTILTTDARVDPRFAAGESIKIHGISSALCAPLIVEDQALGVVYLESSLNKGGFRREDEHLLSAMANFAAVGIQREREARFRQRLERYHSPQVVGEILKAAQVQDAPLLQARRCEVSVLFADVSGFTRMSESMEPLELAHILNRSFEVLTEQIFARGGTLDKYIGDAIMAFFGAPSPDPDHARHAVEAAMAMQEGLQFLNENRPEGYPELKIRIGINSGEAFAGDIGCEKRMDYTVMGRTVNLASRLESGVAQPGEIVIGPRTAELVGMEGLLPLPPVALKGIEHEVRPFHVDWR, encoded by the coding sequence ATGAAGATCATCCTGCAGCTGGAAGGAAGCAGACAGCCGGTGGAGCTTTCGGAAGAGGGCATCACCATCGGGCGGGGGGAGGCCGCCAGCCTGAGGGTCTCCTCCAATGCCGTGAGCCGGCTCCATGCCCGGATCTTCCTCCAGCGCGGTCAGGCCTGTCTCCAGGATCTGAAGTCCCTTAACGGCACCACTCTGAACGGCCAGCCCGTCCTGGAGCCCACTCCCATCCACCCCGGAGACCTCATGCTCCTGGGTGAGCTTCCGGTGCGATGGATCAAGGAGGAGCCCGAACCCACGGCAGGGCCCGGAACGGGCCTCTTCTCCCCCTCCAGCGCCGCCAAGTCCCCCAAGAGCGCGACCGAGTCGAAGATCTCCATGGAGGACCGGGCCTTTGACGCCTCGGGCAGCATCATGGTCCCCCACGCATCCCTGGAGGACATGCTGGCCCGCCACCAGACCGAGAAGGCCCCCCGGGAGGTAGAGGCCCTCTTCCAGCGCCTGGCCGCCATGGCCGGGAAGCTCCTGCGGGCCACCAGCCTCAATGAACTCCTGGACTCGGTCATGCACCTCATCACGGGACAGATCCCCTGCCAGCGGGGTTTCATCCTCCTCAAGGACGCGGGGGGCGAGCTGCAACCCGAGCTGGTCTGGGAGGAGCGCCCCGGCCTGCTCAGCGCTCCCATCAGCCGCACCATCGCCCGCACCGCCATGGAGAGCCGGGTGACGATCCTCACTACCGATGCCCGGGTGGACCCCCGCTTCGCCGCCGGGGAGAGCATCAAGATCCACGGGATCAGCTCGGCCCTCTGTGCGCCCCTCATCGTGGAGGATCAAGCCCTCGGGGTGGTCTACCTGGAGTCCAGCCTCAACAAGGGCGGCTTCCGGCGGGAGGATGAGCACCTTCTCTCCGCCATGGCCAATTTCGCCGCGGTGGGCATCCAGCGCGAGCGGGAGGCCCGCTTCCGCCAGCGTCTGGAGCGCTACCACAGCCCCCAGGTGGTGGGAGAGATCCTCAAGGCCGCCCAGGTCCAGGACGCCCCGCTCCTCCAGGCCCGGCGCTGCGAGGTGAGCGTGCTCTTCGCCGATGTCTCCGGCTTCACCCGCATGAGCGAGAGCATGGAGCCCCTGGAACTGGCCCACATCCTCAACCGATCCTTCGAGGTGCTGACGGAGCAGATCTTCGCCCGGGGCGGCACCCTGGACAAGTACATCGGGGACGCCATCATGGCCTTCTTCGGGGCCCCCAGCCCGGACCCGGACCACGCCCGACATGCCGTGGAGGCAGCCATGGCCATGCAGGAAGGCCTCCAGTTCCTGAACGAGAACCGCCCCGAGGGCTATCCCGAGCTCAAGATCCGCATCGGCATCAACAGCGGAGAGGCCTTCGCAGGGGACATCGGCTGCGAGAAGCGCATGGACTACACCGTCATGGGAAGGACGGTGAACCTGGCCTCCCGACTGGAGAGCGGAGTGGCCCAGCCCGGCGAGATCGTCATCGGCCCCAGGACGGCGGAACTGGTGGGGATGGAGGGGCTGCTGCCCCTGCCACCCGTCGCCCTGAAAGGCATCGAGCACGAAGTCCGCCCCTTCCACGTAGACTGGAGATGA
- a CDS encoding PilZ domain-containing protein, with translation MSNERRQYRRIPMGATITFQELSFEKAALPAESIYGDLSAGGILLASPGEHPIGTLLKLELRVPGWGRHLNRFGPVHENETRPLVAVGQVVRVEQLEDRSFELGIKFLNVYPDDLAALRDFIDASAPAEGN, from the coding sequence ATGTCCAACGAACGCCGACAGTACCGCCGCATCCCCATGGGGGCGACCATCACCTTCCAGGAACTTTCCTTCGAGAAGGCGGCCCTTCCCGCCGAGAGCATCTACGGAGACCTCTCAGCTGGAGGCATCCTGCTGGCCTCGCCAGGGGAGCACCCCATCGGCACTCTGCTGAAGCTGGAGCTGCGGGTGCCGGGCTGGGGCAGGCACCTCAATCGCTTCGGCCCCGTCCACGAGAATGAGACCCGCCCCTTGGTGGCCGTGGGTCAGGTGGTGCGGGTCGAACAGCTCGAAGACAGGAGCTTTGAGCTCGGCATCAAGTTTCTGAATGTCTACCCCGACGATCTCGCGGCCCTGCGGGATTTCATCGACGCCTCCGCCCCCGCGGAAGGAAACTAG
- a CDS encoding DUF493 family protein: MESCPRPQIDYPTRVPLKVVGLAEGLDPAAVAGLIAELLPPQPQGDRVPESRRNGKYISYTFWITLEAEGQELPLRKALTGLSGYVMQL; this comes from the coding sequence ATGGAAAGCTGTCCCCGTCCCCAGATCGACTATCCCACACGGGTCCCCCTCAAGGTGGTGGGGCTTGCAGAGGGCCTGGATCCCGCCGCAGTGGCAGGGCTCATTGCGGAGCTCCTGCCGCCCCAGCCCCAGGGGGACCGGGTGCCGGAGTCCAGGCGGAACGGCAAGTACATCAGCTACACCTTCTGGATCACCCTGGAGGCCGAGGGTCAGGAGCTGCCCCTCCGGAAGGCGCTGACGGGGCTGAGCGGCTATGTCATGCAGCTCTAG
- a CDS encoding roadblock/LC7 domain-containing protein, protein MSFQEILDNLIERVPEAIAVTFNDKDGDPIASRTLEVSNDALQLLGAYRNVVKRHLQQAMEDFDRGEVEQVAFCTDRHWILMMGADEQCSLVLVMRRDGLLGRARFEMARSIEALNAEL, encoded by the coding sequence ATGTCCTTCCAGGAAATTCTGGACAATCTGATCGAGAGAGTGCCGGAAGCCATCGCGGTGACCTTCAATGACAAGGATGGCGATCCCATTGCGAGCCGCACCCTGGAGGTCTCCAATGATGCCCTCCAGCTCCTGGGCGCCTACCGGAATGTGGTCAAGCGCCATCTCCAGCAGGCCATGGAGGACTTCGACCGCGGGGAGGTGGAGCAGGTGGCTTTCTGCACGGACCGTCACTGGATCCTCATGATGGGGGCCGATGAACAGTGCAGCCTGGTGCTGGTCATGCGCCGGGACGGCCTCTTGGGGAGGGCCCGTTTCGAGATGGCGCGCAGCATCGAGGCCCTCAATGCGGAGCTCTAG
- a CDS encoding diguanylate cyclase has translation MFPLSENRAGARAAEHFQVILDSVQDAILVLDCAEGRFLDANRRSSELLGYGREELAGMDLAQISFGLSPFSGVEAEVLVREAAQGEAIIREWLVRDRHGRLFWVEMNLLRTDIAGVERILLTARDISERKRTESEHSARLKRAESLNAVSLALAGAGPDYESALALMAHYLAVQLGDLCLLQILDGNGFLTPLALSQSYLDGDRLLPAMGSLPSQAPEQTSLAEVVHPGRPLSLHDPEGREPREAVGEPFHPYFDHYRIHSLLAVPMRFQDQVIGTILLAKGGPQRAYTLEDQAMLQSLADRTALTITNGRLYRENLRQAEELRRVNADLERRVAERTAELAEANEQLRLLATTDGLTGLANRRHFDAVLAAELRRACREERGLSLILCDVDFFKRYNDHYGHVAGDTCLQAVGQILRTIFRRASELPARYGGEEFAVILPGAGPDHALRAAEKLRAAVEAKGIPHANSEVSGVVTLSVGVMSCMPDPATQTSDLLAQADAALYACKQGGRNRVGDLPAC, from the coding sequence ATGTTTCCTCTGTCCGAGAACCGGGCCGGTGCGCGCGCCGCCGAGCACTTCCAGGTCATCCTGGATTCCGTTCAGGACGCCATCCTGGTGCTGGACTGTGCAGAGGGGCGCTTTCTCGACGCCAACCGGCGCTCCTCCGAGCTCCTGGGCTATGGAAGGGAGGAGCTGGCGGGCATGGACCTCGCCCAGATCAGCTTCGGGCTCTCCCCCTTCTCCGGAGTCGAGGCCGAGGTGCTCGTCCGGGAGGCGGCCCAGGGGGAGGCGATCATCCGTGAATGGCTCGTGAGGGATCGCCATGGACGCCTCTTCTGGGTAGAGATGAATCTCCTCCGCACGGATATCGCCGGTGTGGAGCGGATCCTCCTCACCGCCCGGGACATCAGCGAGCGCAAGCGCACGGAGAGTGAGCACTCAGCCCGGCTCAAGCGGGCAGAGTCGCTCAACGCCGTCTCCCTCGCCCTTGCCGGGGCCGGTCCCGACTACGAGTCCGCCCTTGCCCTCATGGCCCACTACCTGGCGGTGCAACTGGGGGACCTCTGCCTGCTCCAGATCCTGGACGGCAACGGGTTTCTGACCCCCCTGGCCTTGAGCCAGTCCTACCTCGACGGGGACAGGCTCCTGCCGGCGATGGGCAGCCTCCCCTCCCAGGCTCCGGAGCAGACATCCTTGGCCGAGGTGGTCCACCCGGGGCGGCCCCTCTCGCTGCACGACCCCGAAGGCCGTGAACCCCGGGAGGCCGTCGGAGAACCCTTCCATCCCTACTTCGACCACTACCGCATCCACAGCCTGCTGGCCGTCCCCATGCGCTTCCAGGACCAAGTGATCGGCACCATCCTCCTGGCCAAAGGGGGCCCGCAGAGGGCCTACACCCTTGAGGACCAGGCCATGCTGCAGAGCCTGGCCGACCGCACGGCCCTCACCATCACCAACGGGCGCCTGTACCGGGAGAACCTCCGCCAGGCCGAGGAACTGCGCAGGGTCAATGCGGACCTGGAAAGGCGGGTCGCCGAGCGCACTGCCGAACTGGCCGAGGCCAACGAGCAGCTCCGGCTGCTGGCCACGACCGACGGACTCACGGGATTGGCCAACCGCCGCCACTTCGATGCCGTCCTGGCAGCGGAGCTGAGGCGGGCCTGCCGGGAGGAGCGGGGCCTCTCCCTGATCCTCTGTGATGTGGACTTCTTCAAACGCTACAACGACCACTATGGGCATGTGGCGGGAGACACCTGCCTGCAGGCCGTGGGCCAGATCCTCCGCACGATCTTCCGCAGGGCCAGTGAACTCCCGGCCCGTTACGGTGGTGAGGAATTCGCAGTCATCCTCCCCGGCGCGGGGCCCGACCATGCCCTTCGGGCCGCAGAGAAGTTGCGGGCGGCGGTGGAGGCGAAGGGCATCCCCCACGCCAACTCCGAGGTCTCCGGAGTGGTGACCCTCAGTGTGGGTGTGATGTCCTGCATGCCCGACCCCGCCACCCAGACCTCGGACCTCCTGGCCCAGGCCGATGCCGCCCTCTACGCCTGCAAGCAGGGTGGCCGTAACCGGGTGGGCGACCTGCCCGCCTGCTAG
- a CDS encoding response regulator — translation MKILVVDDSSTMRRIIINTLSRIGYSDVVEGDNGKTGLEKLGQGGVEMIITDWNMPEMDGLEFVQTVRGQNPTIPILMVTTNAAKEDIVQALQSGVNNYVVKPFTPETLKEKIESLLG, via the coding sequence TTGAAGATCCTTGTTGTGGACGATTCGTCAACCATGCGCCGCATCATCATCAACACCCTCTCGCGCATCGGCTACTCCGACGTGGTCGAGGGCGACAACGGCAAGACCGGCCTCGAGAAGCTGGGGCAGGGCGGTGTGGAGATGATCATCACCGACTGGAACATGCCCGAGATGGATGGGCTCGAGTTCGTCCAGACCGTCCGTGGACAGAATCCCACCATCCCCATCCTGATGGTCACCACCAACGCCGCCAAGGAGGACATCGTCCAGGCCCTCCAGTCCGGAGTGAACAATTACGTGGTGAAGCCCTTCACGCCTGAGACACTGAAAGAGAAGATCGAGTCCCTGCTCGGCTGA
- a CDS encoding chemotaxis protein CheW encodes MSLGIQDTAVAAAAAPPRQYLTFELDGRVYGIPMEDVAEITPNLPLNRIPHLPKGVEGVLDLRGSLLPVISLRVRLGLPLAGAPEPANILVLGLEGSRIGFLVDRVMSVHTARVEDHTPASPLLEGPEGAWVKAFLLVGKEIISLLDAHLISAIGTVRTAEGVLLTDSTEKLLDDGLKELIALAPTKTEVESTRIIPQMEAAIAHTEAQMAKVLDQVESMLVNTDQSFHALTRIKQEIRLGRMRSAEPAIAEAEKIGSEIQEQVFDLIQTIQYQDIARQKLERVLSHLRGLQMVVGTKFRDTGKHLL; translated from the coding sequence GTGAGCCTCGGAATCCAAGACACGGCAGTGGCCGCCGCGGCGGCCCCGCCCCGCCAGTACCTGACCTTCGAACTGGACGGCCGCGTCTATGGCATCCCCATGGAGGATGTCGCCGAGATCACCCCGAACCTGCCCCTGAACCGGATCCCCCACCTGCCTAAGGGCGTGGAGGGGGTCCTGGACCTGCGAGGCTCCCTGCTCCCCGTCATCAGCCTGAGGGTCCGCCTGGGGCTTCCCCTGGCAGGGGCCCCGGAGCCCGCCAACATCCTTGTCCTTGGGCTGGAGGGCAGCCGCATCGGCTTCCTGGTGGATCGGGTCATGTCCGTCCACACGGCCAGGGTGGAGGATCACACCCCCGCCAGTCCCCTCCTGGAGGGGCCGGAGGGAGCCTGGGTCAAGGCCTTCCTGCTGGTGGGCAAGGAGATCATCTCCCTCCTGGACGCCCACCTCATCTCCGCCATCGGAACCGTCCGCACCGCCGAGGGTGTCCTGCTGACCGACTCCACAGAGAAGCTCCTGGATGACGGGCTCAAGGAGCTCATCGCCCTGGCCCCCACCAAGACGGAGGTGGAGTCCACCCGCATCATCCCCCAGATGGAGGCCGCCATCGCCCACACCGAGGCCCAGATGGCCAAGGTGCTGGATCAGGTGGAGTCCATGCTGGTGAATACCGACCAGTCCTTCCACGCCCTCACCCGCATCAAGCAGGAGATCCGGCTGGGCCGTATGCGAAGCGCCGAGCCGGCCATCGCCGAGGCTGAGAAGATCGGCTCGGAGATCCAGGAGCAAGTCTTCGACCTCATCCAGACCATCCAGTACCAGGACATCGCCCGCCAGAAGCTGGAGCGGGTCCTCAGCCATCTGCGCGGCCTGCAGATGGTGGTGGGCACCAAGTTCCGGGATACCGGCAAGCACCTGCTCTGA